TAACTCCAATAATGTGAAAGATTTTTCTTTTCTGTCCATTAAATTATTGTTTTCTTGAATTATATAATAATTTTACTTCTTCATCTGTTATTCCACGGCTTAAAATCATAGCTTCTGCTATTTCGCCATTAAGATAATATGCCGTTGATGAACCATATCTTCCTATTGTCCTGTCTGCAAAAGATCCTATCAAATTACCAGTAGTGCCCAAAGACCCCATATACTGACCATCGATATAGGTTTTTTTTGTTGAGCCATCAAAAGTAAAACCAACATGATGCCAATTTCCATCTGTTAAACCAGATCCATGATTTGAAACAAATCTGCCACCACTTGTATAAAGCCCCGTCCTTAAAAGCCCTGTATAATAAATACTTATTTCAAGATACTGTCCACCAAAAACAATATGATATGTGCCAGCAGGAGATCCTGTTGTTTTAACCCATGCAAAAGCAGAAACCTGGTCTTTATATCCAAGATCATTTGGCAAAGCAATATAATCACTAGTGCCGTTAAATTGTAAAGTATAGTTTAGTCCATTAAGTTGGTTTGTGGTATTCCAAGTAGCTCCATATATAGTTCCCTGGTTTTCATTTCCACTAAAATCCTTAATTATTATTCCTTTTGCTTCTTCAAAATACCAAGCCCCTGCGATAATGGAGCCTAATTGATTCTCTATACTTCCCGTATAAACTTTTAAACTTGATTCTCTCGCTCTTTCTCTCACGTCAAAAACCCCAATTAAAACAATTCCTGTTAAAATAGCAATTATTGTAATTACAACGATTAACTCAAGAATAGTAAACCCTGTTGAATAGCGACTTTGTAGCTCCCGCTTTTCGGAATTCAACAAGGTAAAAGAATTTTCTTTAGAATTTTTAAACATGTATTAAAAATCTAAATCTAAATATTTTAAAATTATATCAAAAAAATTAAAATAAAAAAAATAAAAAGCGCTCTTTAGCGCCTAATTTAAAAAGTTAATATTTTTTCTTATTTAAAATTTTTATAGAAATCTATCGGATCGTACCAATTTTCTAATTCTTTATTATTTTGTACATAACCCCTGAGATCAAGATTATTTTTCATTATTGCAAAATGGAGATGTTTCCTTTCAAAATCTGTTTCTCTTGTTTTTCCCTTGCCAAGAATCGCAATTCTCTCTCCCTTCTTTACGGTATTTTTTTTAATAAAACTTTCTTCTGATAAATGTCCGTAAAGAATATAAAATTCTTGATTTACAATATCGCACTTTAAAATTATTGTTCCACCGTACCCCGAAACCCATCTTTTCAAAATAACCTCGCAATCGTAAATTGCATAAATCGGAACTTCTTCCATAGTATTTTCATATTCAACATCAACGCCCGTATGATAGCCCGAGAAACGCTCAGGCCGAACTGGAGAATTTTGAGGGGTTATATAAATTCCAAAAGTTTTTTTTGTTATTCTTTCTTCAAATTCCGCTATTGGGAAAGATAATTTTGATATTTCTTTTTCTTTCTTTATTGCTGTCGGTGAAACATCTGGTTGTATTGTGGGCAAGTTATTTATTTCTGAAGATTGACTGCCTTTTTGATAACAAAATAATATCCCTGCTCCAATAAGGATAATTGTCAAAAAAATTAGAATAAAAATTATTATTTTTTTCATTCTTTTTCTTTAAACTTTAAAGAAATTGAATTTACACAATGGCGTAAATTTTTCTCTGTCATTTCTTCGCCCTCAAAAACATGCCCAAGGTGTGCTCCACATTTTGCACAAACAATCTCTGTTCTCGTACCATCTGCATCTGGGAT
This region of Candidatus Paceibacterota bacterium genomic DNA includes:
- a CDS encoding M23 family metallopeptidase; its protein translation is MKKIIIFILIFLTIILIGAGILFCYQKGSQSSEINNLPTIQPDVSPTAIKKEKEISKLSFPIAEFEERITKKTFGIYITPQNSPVRPERFSGYHTGVDVEYENTMEEVPIYAIYDCEVILKRWVSGYGGTIILKCDIVNQEFYILYGHLSEESFIKKNTVKKGERIAILGKGKTRETDFERKHLHFAIMKNNLDLRGYVQNNKELENWYDPIDFYKNFK
- a CDS encoding prepilin-type N-terminal cleavage/methylation domain-containing protein; this encodes MFKNSKENSFTLLNSEKRELQSRYSTGFTILELIVVITIIAILTGIVLIGVFDVRERARESSLKVYTGSIENQLGSIIAGAWYFEEAKGIIIKDFSGNENQGTIYGATWNTTNQLNGLNYTLQFNGTSDYIALPNDLGYKDQVSAFAWVKTTGSPAGTYHIVFGGQYLEISIYYTGLLRTGLYTSGGRFVSNHGSGLTDGNWHHVGFTFDGSTKKTYIDGQYMGSLGTTGNLIGSFADRTIGRYGSSTAYYLNGEIAEAMILSRGITDEEVKLLYNSRKQ